In Papaver somniferum cultivar HN1 chromosome 1, ASM357369v1, whole genome shotgun sequence, a genomic segment contains:
- the LOC113327915 gene encoding uncharacterized protein LOC113327915 — MENYYHQTGPTAPAASQADTLSVPVGLPAKPQQKDNKCDTKTIVRDDRFSRGLDNLDISGPLKPILWRILELIYVHHREKREKAVHTNGCNVYNSFVKAMGSCSGMGCAGASSSSLSFYRRLYRTTRIKSLITPTNKTPLFLYDIVLKEL; from the exons ATGGAGAATTATTACCACCAGACAGGACCTACAGCACCAGCAGCTTCACAGGCAGACACTCTTTCCGTTCCAGTAGGACTACCTGCGAAACCTCAACAGAAGGACAACAAATGTGATACTAAAACAATAGTTCGGGATGATAGATTTAGCCGAGGGCTTGATAATTTGGACATATCTGGACCT CTAAAACCAATCCTCTGGCGGATATTGGAGTTAATTTATGTCCATCATagggagaagagagagaaagctGTCCACACAAACGGCTGTAACGTCTATAATTCCTTTGTAAAAGCTATGGGATCTTGTTCTGGAATGGGATGTGCAGGTGCAAGCTCAAGCTCTCTCTCCTTCTATCGTCGTCTTTATCGAACCACAAGAATAAAATCACTTATTACCCCAACCAACAAAACCCCACTATTTTTGTATGATATTGTGCTGAAAGAACTATAA